The genomic DNA aacttttttttttaagttgttgggtttttatttttttatttttattttattttttaattgaagtatagttgatttacagcattgtgttaatttctgctatacagcaaagtgattcagttacacatatatatacattcttttatatgttcttttccattatggtttatcacaggatattgaatatagttccctgtgctctacagtagaaccttgttgtttatccatcctatatataatagtttgcatctattagtcccaaactcccaatccatcccttcctcagtcccctcccccttggcagccacaagtctgtaatagttctctgagtctgtttctgtttcgtagataagtccatttgtatcatattttatattccatatataagtggtatcatatggtatttctttgtctgacttactttgcttagtatgctaatctctgggtccatccatgttgctgcaaatggcattatttcattcttttttatgagcCAGATTaactatttttgtaaatttttaaattgatgtataattgatttataatgttgtgtttgttaatttctgctgtacagcaaagtgattcagttttttatatatatatatatatatatatatatatatatatatatatacacattctttttttaatcttcttttccattatggtttatcataggtgAGCCAGgtcaacttttaaaagaattgtcTTGTACTGACTTCATGACTGAAACCCAGTCCTACAGAACTGTTGCTTTGCATCCCTTACTCTGCCCATTTCCCGTCCTCCAGGGGTGGCTCGTGAACCTCGTCACGGCAGATCGTGTGTCCCCGCTCCATGAAGCCTGTCTCGGAGGTCATCCCTCCTGTGCAAGCATTTTATTAAAGCATGGAGCTCAGGTAAGTGCAGCTCAAATCACACCTTAGACACCAAGACTGAAAAATGACGATTTCTATCCCTTCTGAATACTTTCTAGCGTTTTTGATTAGCCTGATTTGAAATatgaaggtttttctttttcaaaagtattATGTCTATTAAGCTTATTTACTTTAGTGGTAGATGAAATACTGCATTTTTAGCTAGAAAGTCATGGTCTGACTATCTATCATTTTCTTTGACTGTCACTATTAATAAATAACTGTTAGATTTCTGCCTTCATTTCTGTGGCTGGAAGGTAGTGACGTATTGTAGAAAACACATAACATGTGTCTTCATAAGACCTGAATAATGGTTCCAGACCATCTCTACCATTTACTAACATTGGAAACTTGGACAGGTTACTTAGCCTGTAAGCTTTAGAGTctatatatgagaaaaaaaaaaacaaacagggaaaataccaaaaaaaattatgtagCATATTTTGTGGTATTGTAAGGATTGAGAGGGATAAGGCATGTGATTATTATTTGGAGAATGGGAATCGGGATGACATAATGAGATTCTAGAGAAGGAAGATACGAAATCATTGCATTTGAAAGCAGGGACCAGTAGATCTTCCATTAACTTAAGTACCCTCTTGCTCAGGAGTGATGGGAAAATCTGATCAGGAAATTCTGTATGGGTTTCTCATCTTTTCTCAACCAGTCTgtactgagcatttattatgtgcctaACTCTAGATAAAGATTTTCAGGAACTTCTAAACTAAATGAGGAGACGACCAGATAAACAGGTAAATGGCGGCATGTAACACTAACTGCTTCAAAAGATAAACCCTGAAATCTCAGTAGCCTcatataataaaagtttatttcttgttcaaCTCAGAATCCAGTGTGGGTGTTCCCAGTTGGGTGGCTGTTTTCCGAGGGTGATTCAAGGACGCAGGCTCCTTTCATCCTGTCGCCCCACTGTCTTCAACAAGTGGCTCCCACGTGTGCTCCATCCTAGATGGCTAGAAGGGGAAACGACACGGAGGGTTGTGAATGGAAGCTTTTTAAGGGCCAGTCTTGGCAGTGACATATGTCACTTTTGCTCGTATCCCATTGGCCAGAATTCAGGCCATGTCTAACTGCCAGGGAGGAGGGCAAGTGTAGTATGCCTCTGCGCCCAAGAGAGAGGAAATGAGTTTGTTTAACGCATAGTATCTCAGCCACAGCAGGCAATTACAATAGCTGTTTTTATCTGTGAGTTTCTTCTGTGTAACAAACCGCCCTGACTTAATGACTTAAGACAGTAGCCATTTATCTCACAGTTCCTTGTGTTCTCTGGACAGCTCGTCTGGTCTGGCTGCTTCAGCTAACCTCAGCTGGGCTTACTGAGGCATTTCAGGCTAGCTGATAGATGGGCTGGGGCAGGCTACTTCACGATGACCTTGGCTGGGATGGCTGGGAGGTCTGGAGAGACAGAAAATCTCTACGTGGTCTCTCATCCTTTAGCAGGCGACCCGGGCCTGTTCGCATGGTAGCAGGGATTCCAAGAGCAGCAACAGAGGGCAAGCTCTCTGCTTTACGTCACACTTGTTAACTGTCCCATTGACCAAAGCAATTCATGTGGGCAAGCCCAGATTCAAGGATTGAAAAGATATAGTCTCCGTCTTGGGATGGGAGGAGTTACTAAGCCACTCTGCAAAGGGATATGCATCCTGGGCAGAGAATCTGTGGCCATGTTTTGCAAACCACTACAATGTAATAAGTATTAATAGTAAGGGGATTGTTGGGAACACGTAGAAGTGTTCCTAACCCATTTATTTCTGACGGAGGGGGGAGTCAAAATATGCTTCCTACAGGAAATGATGTTACAGTTGAAGCCTAAAGGACCTGTTGGAGTTAGTCAGCTCAACAGGGGGTTGGGGGAAATGATGGACTTCCCACCCCCTGGGAACAACAAACGCAAAGGCCTAGAAGTGAAAGTGGGGGCTTCAAATCGCTCCTTCAGATCATTCCTTagagacctccctggtggtgcagtggttaagaatccgcctgccaatgcagaggacacgggttcgagccctggtctgggaagatcgcacataccgcggagcaactaagcccatgtgcacaactactgagcctgcagtctagagcctgcgagccacaactactgagcccacgcgcctataGCCCATactcctcaactagagaagccaccgcaatgagaagcctgtgcaccgcaacgaagggtagcccccgctcgctgcaactagagaaagcccgcgtgcagcaacgaagacccaacacagccgaaaatatataaaataaataaatttttaaaaaactgaagaaaataattcCTTATAGCAGCAGAGTAGAGCAGGTGAGAGGGGTCAGAACACAAACAAGCTTGCCGACCAGGCCAGGAAAATGGGCTTTGTCGTGAGAGCAGCTGAAGGCCATAGATGAGTGCATCAAGAGGTTTATATTTTGCTTAAGAAAACTTACCCCAAACTTGGAAACAGGCCCAGGACTAAGCAGAGGCAAGAAAGGAGCCTGGGGTGCAAACTCTGAACTCTGCTCACTCGCAGGGTCGTTCAGCACTTTTGTAACCCTGGGAGCAAGTGTCTCCTTAAACTTTGCACCCTGGACATCTTTCATGCATCACTAGTTCTGGCCTTGCGTGGAAATAGGGCATGAGAATGACGTCCCTGTCTTCACAGTATCATCGTTTAACAGGTTCACCAAAGAATTCCTTGATAGAGGAAAGTGCATCTGCATTTGCCTTTGCTCTTTGCCATTCAATTATAGCCCAAACACTGTGAAGTTAGATGTTAACTTGTAAGTTTCAGTCTGATTTCCAGTGTTAGAAAAGATAGCCCCAACGATTATAGTTTTATGGCCCTATAGGATATTAACCAGTTTTGTATCTATTAGCAAATTTATTTCAGCATTGCATTGACTGACTATATAAATTCTCCTTTTAGCCATCCTTGCCATTttactggttccctcattaatgCATGAGCTGAATAAAATCTTTGGCTTGTGTTCACTCTATATTTGGATGAAAgtgatgtttttaaatttatttattaatttatttttggctgtgttgggtcttcgttgctgtgcacgggctttctctagttgtggcgagtgggggctactcttcgttgcggtgcgcgggcttctcattgtggtggcttctcttgctgcggagcacgggctctaggcgcgcggacttcagtagttgtgccacgtgggctccgtagttgtggcttacgggctcagtagttgtggctcgcgggctctagagtgcaggctcagtagctgtggcgcatgggcttagttgctccgcagcatgtgagatcttcccggaccagagatcgaacccatgtcccctgcatcggcaggtggacccccaatcgctgtgtcaccagggaagtcccgaaagtgatatttttaaattaaaaaaaaataatacattaacaattttaaaaggttactcTAACTTCTGTGGGGAAATTGGATTGGTGTGGGATGGGTCTAGGATGGCATGTTTACAATAAGGTGATTAGCGGGAATctcctggccgtccagtggttaggactgcgcacgcccgctgcagggggcacgggttcagtccctggtctgggaacgtTCTTGGCATTACATTCTATACCTCATCCGGTTTTTCACAACAACCTTGGGGAATCTGTTATTTTTTGTCCCCATTTTGTAGCTGTGGAATTTAGGCCTCAGACAAGTGAATAATAGCTTGAAAATGGTGGAGCTTAGGTCTGAATCCAGGACACCCCACTGCCCGCCCTCACGCTGGAGCTTTTCTTTCTAGGTGAACCGTGTTACCACAGAGTGGCACACCCCCTTGTTTAATGCTTGTGTCAGCGGCAGCCTGGACTGTGTGAATTTGCTTCTGCAGCATGGAGCCAGTCCCCACCCTGAGAGTGATCTGGCGTCCCCCATGCACGAAGCTGCTAAGAGAGGTAAATCTGCTGAGAATTTAAGTTTTCCACCCCCTCCTTCAAGGGACACCTTATCGTGGAAGGGACGAGGGAAAAGGAGGTATATGGAGAAGTTGTTCGCAATGTGTGGATCCTGGGACCAGAAGCGTCAGCCTGACCTGGCACgcaaatgcagattcttgggccccaTTCCAGACCCAGTGAATCAGTAACTTTGGGGGTGGGGTCCAGCCATCTGTGCTTTGTTTaaccagccctccaggtgattgaTGATGCAAGTAAGTTTGAGAAGAACCTTTTAGAACATTTGGAatattgttcactgctgtgtttccggaacagggcctggcatataatagacTATCCATCAGAATGTGTGGAATGTGTTGTTGAACCCATGACCCCATAAAGTCAagtcattttataaaacaaattatagTCTTCTGTTTTAAGGCCTTAAAGAATATTGTCTCAGGGCCACCTAAGTTTGCTAAGTGAAACAAACTTTCAATTTTTGGAAATGTAAGATGTTATATACAGTTTGGGGTAAGTCTCCCCATCCCCATGTTtgttgaggtataactgacaaataagattgtatatatttaaggtatacagtgtgATAACTTGATATACgtacacattgtgaaaggatAACCGtagtcaagttaattaacacatccattgcCTCATatagttacctttttttgtggtgagaacatttaagatctattccTGTAGCAAATTTAAAGTacagtatatatattattattatttttttattattattttttgcggtacgcgggcctctcactgttgtggcctctcccgttgccgagcacaggctccggacgcgcaggctcagcggccatggctcacgggcccaggcgctccgcggcatgtgggatcttcccagaccggggcacgaacctgtgaacccgtgtcccctgcatcggtaggcggactcccaaccactgcgccaccagggaagcccagtatatatattattaactgtagtcaccatgctgtacattagatccccagaacttattcatctggGATAATTCTTTTCGTAAAGTCACGGTTTTCCTGCTATTCTTAACTctgagacaaaaaataaaattgtaagttttgcttttctctgatatttctcctcctccttgaCATCATGATGACCGTACCTTGCCCCGAGGGCTatttccacagtggcttcacAATATAGCTTCCCCTCATCTTTACAGCAGCCCCATTTGACTGGATCCACCCGTTTTATCATTATCTCCCAAAGCACTGGCATTTCTTCACGAGGAGACATGTTATCATATTCACTGGACACATAGAGCTAAAATGGTATAACAAGATAAATGCAAAGGAGCAATGTTTCAAGTATGATGTCCTAGACCAAGGAAGAGCGATTCCGTTTTCACCAAACCTAGTTGGCCACACTGGGCCTCACTCACGTTGGATTTGGCACCTTCTTCTAAGCCTCGCCTGTGCCCACCGTGGCCTGTTTGTCCCAGGGCCTGCCCTTGGTGAGGTTGTAACTTTCCTTCCCTGTTCCACGGTCCGCTCTGTGCCCTTTCTTCTCCATGTCCACCTTTAGTCCCTGTTGTTTCATATCTCTCCTCAGCGCTCACTTTGATTTCGGTAATCAGACTGATTACAGAGCCACCAACAATTGAAAAAGGTGGCTGGCTGCTCGTTGCTTACCGTGGCTGGTAAACTCAAGTGGAGTTCCACCTGGAGCTACAGATGCCATCTTATAGTCAACCCATCAACTGGTGACAGTGTTGAAGATCATTCCCTATTCTAAACAGAGGAAATAGCTTTTGGTCGCTGGAGAAGCTGTTGGAAAATTTAAGCACACAAAACATGGGCGAGGTGGTGTTTCCCTAGCCAGGAGAACTTGTGCTGTAACTGTTTTCTCCCTCTTTGGGCTGCAGGCCACGTGGAGTGCATTGAGTCTCTTGTGGCTCATGGGGGCGACGTTGATCGTAACATCAGCCACCTGGGCACACCGTTATATTTGGCTTGTGAAAACCTGCAGGTGGCCTGTGCCAAGAAGCTTCTGGAATCAggtaaaaccaaaagcaaaacataacaaggaaagtaaatgaaaagcaaattaaaggtCTCTGAAAGCTCTTTCTATTGTAGCAGAGGAAAGAGCGCGGGCAATGGAGTCGCACAGGATCGGAGTTCATATTGACTGTGTTTCCGTGGGGAATTAGTTTAAACTGTTTCAACCTTAGTTCTCTCCCTTGTAATGAGAAtagtgataataatgataatgatgatgacatcTCCCAGGATGGTCCTCAGTGATTATTAGTTTCTCCTCCCTCCGTCTGGCCATTGATATTATTAGGCCCTGAGTAACTTGCACAGCTGCTGGATTAGGGCTGAATCTTCAGATTTGGGGCCGCCTTCACCAGTTCTCTTTGATTTGGAAATAGAACTTGCCCCAGTTTTAGTCCattgtaaatattatatttttgaaaagtcgTAGGTCGCATCATTCTTTTTCACCTTCCTGCTGTTATCCAGCCCCTTCTTCAACACTTGGGATACCACTTCATCACCTCTTTAATTATTTGAGTCCTGGTTATTCTTTAAAAACCCAGTAATCTTGCCCTGCACTGAATACTCTTACGGTTCCCATTGCCTTCTACTCACTTGACAGCCATTACCATGAATTAGGAGAGtggttctctctctccttctctccctctctttcttctattACCCTAGGTGGATTTTAAGCTCCTAGTCAGGAAAGGGCCATGTTTGCCACCCCTCACAAAGCCAAGACCAATACAAGAACAATTCAGTTAACATTTGTTGACTGGACATAGATTCCCATTTTACTAGAGGGACAGCAGCCCAGGCAAAGTCCTATGTCCCCACACATCACAGCAGGAACCAGCATCTGGACTGGGGTAGGGATTTGCTGAGAGTGTAAGGATGGAACTGGGTGGGGGTGGTCCTCGAATTCTACCTTATCCCCGAAGAGGAGGGCTTTGCCCCCTTCCCCGTGATCTTGGGATTGGCCACCCCAATCTAGACAATGCTGCCATAATGGATTGCCCTTCACAGTCCACATCACAGGGTCCCAAGTCTCTGGTTTAAACCTCACGGCAGTTGCTCGGCGTGTAAATGTGGATAATCGCCATAGGTGAGATTTCACCATCTAGCCTCACCTCCGGCCTGTACCGGCTAATATTTGGGCTCCGTTAATAATGAATGTGCAGCTTTCATGCCACCAGGATTCTTCCTGCATGTGTCACACCTGTGTGGAGTGCTCAAAGGCAAGCTTTCCAACCTCATATGTCACAGAGCTCCCGTGGTACGTTCAGTCACATCGTCAAGTGGCATTTCCCCCATATTATTAAATGGAATCAAGTCGTCTTCTGTTTTCTCAGGAGAACTACTGTGCCTGCTATGGACGCCCTTTTGTTAGGGAATTTTGAGGTGCAGTGCTTTGAGAAGGGGGCGCTTGCACTCTGCTGACTCTGACTCTGTTGTTCTCGTGACTGTTTAGGAGCGAGCGTGAACCAAGGCCGGGGGCTGGATTCCCCTCTGCACGCGGTGGCCAGGGCGTCCAGTGGGGAGCTGGCCTGCCTGCTCATGGACTTTGGAGCAGACACCCAGGCCAGGGATGCTGAAGGCCACCGTCCCTTGGAGCTGGTGCCTCCAGAGAGCCCCCTGAGCCAGCTCTTCTTGCAGAGAGAAGGTGCTTCTCCTTTGCCTGAATCTAAGCCCTAATCCATAGACTCCTGTGGGCTCTAGCAGGAGGCAGGTACTTACCGAGTTCTGACTTCGGGTCTTATGAAAAAGATTGTTCTCTGCCTTCACGAAACGTGGGGAGCTGAGATAGTTTAGTATTCAGCAAGGTACAGTACTGgttatataataaataaccaTCCTGCTCTTTGGCATGTTGGAGACAGGCTGTTTGGATAATCTAATGTTCATCTGTGGGATAGACCAGCTTTCAAAGAATTcagatattgttttaaaatgttaaagttaCCTAAGAcatgctgtatttaaaaaaaaattt from Lagenorhynchus albirostris chromosome X, mLagAlb1.1, whole genome shotgun sequence includes the following:
- the ASB9 gene encoding ankyrin repeat and SOCS box protein 9 isoform X1, which gives rise to MDGEPRGSNGSKPLRLGDSPDVRLLSNPLMGDTVSDWSPVHEAAIHGRLLSLRNLISQGWLVNLVTADRVSPLHEACLGGHPSCASILLKHGAQVNRVTTEWHTPLFNACVSGSLDCVNLLLQHGASPHPESDLASPMHEAAKRGHVECIESLVAHGGDVDRNISHLGTPLYLACENLQVACAKKLLESGASVNQGRGLDSPLHAVARASSGELACLLMDFGADTQARDAEGHRPLELVPPESPLSQLFLQREGPPSLMQLCRLRIWKCFGIKQHHKITGLSLPEELKWFLLHI
- the ASB9 gene encoding ankyrin repeat and SOCS box protein 9 isoform X2, whose amino-acid sequence is MDGEPRGSNGSKPLRLGDSPDVRLLSNPLMGDTVSDWSPVHEAAIHGRLLSLRNLISQGWLVNLVTADRVSPLHEACLGGHPSCASILLKHGAQVNRVTTEWHTPLFNACVSGSLDCVNLLLQHGASPHPESDLASPMHEAAKRGHVECIESLVAHGGDVDRNISHLGTPLYLACENLQVACAKKLLESGASVNQGRGLDSPLHAVARASSGELACLLMDFGADTQARDAEGHRPLELVPPESPLSQLFLQREGASPLPESKP